In Camelina sativa cultivar DH55 chromosome 17, Cs, whole genome shotgun sequence, the genomic stretch TGAGAACgaaacaaaacccaaatttgGGACCTTGTTcttaaatttcttattattttgtcatttattcacatttttttaactgttCAAACATTGGATTAACCAGCAGtaatttgcccaaaaaaaattcaatggaACGTTATGACAAATAGCGATTAGTAACGTTTCTGTTTTGAAAAATCCGTTTTGGCCTTTTAATTCGGATAGGTGCGAAAATTACGATTTACACCCTCCAAAATATCACATCCTCCTCTCTCTCGTCTCTTAAAATTGGATTTTGCTTTCATATCATCGTCCTCACTAGGCCAGCTCGTCGTTGCTCCATTTCCGATCACCAGATCTGCCGTCAGTGTTAAGCTTTCAGGTGAATTCTATACTCCTTAGCATTTTTCTCTTCTGCACCGATATTTATTTCGTgcgtgttcttcttcttgttgttgttgttctctggAATTGCAAAATTGTTTGTCGTGGTGTTTCGAATCTCGGTATCTCTTAGTGTTGTTTCTCATCgagaaattgatgttttgtgGCTTTATGTTGAGATCTCTGTGATGTGTAttcagttgttgttgttgtgggcGTTGCTTAATCGTTGTATGTTGGCTCTGAAAGAATCAGTCTTATGTTATAGCGTTTAACAGTGTGAGACTCTTTTAGGTTTGGTTTGCAAAATTTAGTGGTTGGTTTGGCTTCTTGAACCAGAGAAGCATGCTTGCGTTTGTTCtttgataaaataattgaaacaaTGAGTGTAAATGTTAGATgaagatcttttgttttgttgcctAAGTGGTGTGTGATGTGCAATGATTGTTATTAGCAGACCAGAATCTTGTATATACATCAATGTTCTGAATCCAAGGCCTTAATAAGTGTACTTACCAGGAAAAGGAGATCAAATGGGTCGTGGAGTTAGTGCTGGTGGTGGGCAAAGTTCTTTGGGATATCTTTTTGGTACTGGAGAAGAGGCTCCAAAGCCAGCCGTTAGCAATGATCCAGCTCCTCAGTCTGATACTCTGCCTGTGAATGCTGATCCTTCACCTAAACCCGTTGTTGCTCAGCCGGCTAATGTTACCAAGCAAATACCTGCTGGTATCAGTAACTCCTCTACAAACAACTACACTCGAACAGATGGACAGAACACAGGCAACTTCCTTACGGTATTATCTCTTTTTATCGCtgtaaaattttgatttcctaTAGATAAAGTGATTGacattgttgtgttgtgtaaTCACTTGGCTATGTCATTTACCAAAAGCAAAACCTTCTCACCCACAAGTAGCAAAtatttttgcagaaaaaaaagCATCCTTGAGTTTTGTTTGCATGATATGAACAAACCACAACTTCACTCAAGTTTTTGAATGAGTTAACATTTAATTATCTAAACATCTATGCATTGGTGAACCGCACAGTTTAACTAAAACAATTTTGGCTTAATGCAGGACCGGCCATCGACCAAGGTACATGCGGCCCCTGGAGGCGGCTCATCTCTGAATTACCTCTTCGGTGGTGGTGGAAGCAATTAACAACTTGTCTTTGTCCCGTCGGAAAATATgtctctcatcttctttcttaacTTTGTAAAAGAAAGGACATGGGAAACTTGGGTCTCCTAATATACATGTGCTTAGCCACTTACTATGTTGGatggtatttttgttttcaaatcagATTTGGGATACTGCTGGCTAAGAAAGGTCTCATCTTTTTCAACCACATTGTTCATTTTCTCGATCTGGTTTTTAGATTAGTGGAAATTTTCGTAGAACTTTCTCACAACAGCATATTTGATCGTATTTGTCAAATATGAAGACAAAGTGAACGCAGACCATAATACCACCACCAGAGCATTATCATCAACAGAAGTCAGAACAAGATTTAACCTATGGGATTCCCTTTTTTTTACTGGTTGGTCTTATAGAACGTGGACGATTTCAGTTCAGAAGCAATAAGCGATACATCAGTTCCTATACTTGCATGAACTTGAGAGGAGATCCATGTACAATGCAAAGCAAAGAAATTCTCCAATGATGTGGCTTTCTCAACTGTAACTTAGGGATAGTGCTACCCAACTTTCAGGAATTGGGGTTCCAATGAAACGGATCATAGCTAAGATATTCTCATGGCTATATCATAGATCCACCAGTGTCTCAGTCACATATACTGAATTGACAAGGAAGATATTTTGGTAGATGGTTATGACctttctaaaatcaaatcgaCAGATCCTACATAATATCAGAGGTTCACAATGCTATAGAAGTATATAATGTCGACTTTGTGAGGCAGACTTGTTATAAGGAGATTGATACCAGCAAACCAAACCATCATCCATTAATCATATCATTAAATGTGTATCGAAACATGATCCAAACTAAAAAGTCTGATGAgagtgaaaaaataataataatgatctATCATCATATCTGTGATACAAAAATCTATAATGGGGGAGTTCTCGTGTAAAGTTGAATCCCCAGTAActcaaaacaagaaagagagactACTTATCTCTTGCGAGAGAGCAAGACGCGAACCGCAACAGAGATGGTGATAATGGAGACAGGAACAAGCCAATACTGCATTGTGAAATCAACAAGCTTCTGAACAGAGTCTGTTGGCTGTTCTTTCTTGTAGATCTTAAGCTCTGGCATTTCAGGTACAGAAGACTCGTCTAACTCGCCAATAAAATACTTCTCCATGAGTTCCCTAGCATCTTTGCTGTGCCCTGCATCTTCAAATTCATCCGTTGCATCTTTcccttcaacaacaacaacaacatcacatTTTACTTATTACATTAGAGACAACAAACAGATCAGTCATAAGCAAAGAtggtgaaaaaaagaagaagaagaagaagaagaagcttaccGGTGACAGCAAGAAGCACATCATCTCCTCCAGGATGATCATCCATATACGAGGATACATCATAGACCTGTAAGTGTTCATCAATGTTTCCCAAAATTGAGTAAGTCAACACATtatcaacaaaagaagaagaagaagattctgattTGCTCAATCTAACTAACATATATTACAGCAATTTATAAGAATCTAGAGTCAACAAGAGATAGATATGGTTTCCGAAAGTGAAGAACCCTCTCAAGATCTTCTCCAACACACATGTACCCTTATGAATAGGGATTGaagagaaattagaagaaagaaacagttgagaaaaaaaaaaaagagtagaccTTGCCGTCGATGACGATCCAGCAATCATCTTGCTTGTTGTGAGTTGCGGTTTCTTCCATGGAGTAAAGCTTTGTGAGAGTCGGCATCTTCTTCTGCAACAGAGTAGCAATCAAAAAGGTCTTTGATTTTTCTGCGggggtttttagattttgtcgACCACGCAAGTATTGAAGAAACACAAGGGAAGAGAGAACGATAACAACAACCCTACCCACCAACACCAACGTCGtcgtttccatttttttttcttttttttgtagataatttcttcttttttttaacttcattttttttttttttttgtaaatttaccTCCTTAAATCTACACAATTAATAAATCGCATTATCTAGGACTCGAACCCCAAACCTCCTAGTGTAGAAGGATTAATGAACCCTAGGCCAACCACTGGGCCAAAGGGCTTCCacaacttcattttcttttgtctttgtttttaattttttattatatattttagcaAAAATGGCTTAAGAGTTAAGACTAGATAGAATTCACTGAAGTTACAACAAATCTAGCAGAGGGAGGGAGAGTTAGATATTGTAACtcccgcgaaccaatttgtgtatttttggtgtgggtgtcgatcgacacccttggtggcatcgatcgacaccatgtttttccggtttggtcgggtttgatttaattgccgaattggttcggtttggtttgatttaaaaccctaatcgtgtGTTAAGTGTCTGGGACGAAAGAAGGGTTTCAGAAAGTCTCatttgtcgccgttgagtgaaaagaaagagagaaaagagaggaaaacgTTTCTGGgattttctgggcttgttcttggagtttttggagagatctgaagctgtaggagggttatctgttgctggaaacgaagggggagcttctggaggtgttgttttccacgtttctcaatccaatcttcctgttcttgaggtgagtgcttgaccatggttgatctaagcatgagatctctcttgtttgtgtgttttctttgtggtttgtgttgttttgttgcttgggttcgttgtttgtgtgatttctagtgaattccgagatggATAGACTTGATTGGAGTCGATTTTGGGTTGATTGGAGTCGGAGTTCGTCGCTGggattcgcgcagatcgtgtctgcagaggaggcatcgatcgacactcaggagcatcggtcgacaccaatttgatgggcatcggtcgacactgtttggcatcggtcgacaccttgttgtagcatcgatcgacaccgtttggcatcggtcgacactagtcttatccgagacttgtttttctggtttgatgtattgttgtgtgttgtttgttttgcttgaacttgagggtctcatctgcttgtgtgtataacccagtagatgggaggatggcctcactaagtatttatgataatacttacgcatctcaattgttgtttgtggtgtgcaggtaaaggaaaagtgtgatcgtggaatcaagggctatgaggaggaggatgttctagagacttgattgattgtggtctagctgttgttaggttgctagattaagtcaaaggaacattgtaggatgttagttgttggttatctctttatttgattgatgttattggttattggatttgaatgttggaattcttttggtttaatggaatttgttttatttgattatccgcggttattgattgatgttaggatgttagtgggtatgggaccactagtaaattaagttaataaaaaaaaaaaacgggaagggttgtttcaatttggtatcagagcccttacggttctaggtctagggttcattgtgcttttgctgttgatgtttaggattacATGCTATAATTGATTGTGTGATTggcaattgtgtgtggcatgaagtcctagaacatcctcttcgagcctgtgttgtgattccacggtaagttgtgtttcttgtgtattagaattattgtttgcttagccttctgttcttggatgatacagatggttaggggtgaggatgctgttggtcgcggtcgtggtcgtgggcgtggtcgtggtcgtggtcggggacgaggtcaggttcctgaggccagtgtgagtgtgacccagagcatggccagtgaggaggtggcggagtcacaggttcatcctagtgtgtctggagaccaggctggtttgggtgacggcagggcggatgggcccggtgtcggtcacggtgttgccccgggtgtgggggttgcagcgggaggtgctccaggcagggaggatgtcttgatggacttgctagctcaggtagCTCAGgctttgcagcgacttccagcagttgtgccgccagtggttggtgggcaggatccagtagtgccgccagtgggtggtggacaggttccagtggtgcagcctgcagcgggtttgcaggcaggtgtgcagccgggggccgaggtagtggatgctcagtatgtgcggatgatggagcagctgcggcatgtgggagcagggtatttctcaggaagtaccgatccgagtgtagcggatgagtggagagagcggatggaggatattttcctttcgcttaggtgtcccgaccggtacagggtggatctggcagtgttttacttgtcaggagatgctcgtgtgtggtggaggtcggtgacagcacggagggtgcagaggggtatgtcttggggagattttgtgggggagtttaactccaagtattttcctcaggaggctcttgatcgtatggaggcacggttcttgggtttgactcagggggaccgtacagtgcgggagctggatgcagagttcagtcggcttgtggggtatgcaggcagggcatgggagccagaggcggctcaggtgcggaggtttttgttggctctgcgggatgatttgaggactcggtgcagagtgaggagctatgctacgagagcagagctggttgaggttgcagctgggatagaggatgacttgaggtcacaggtggttgtggtcagttcttcggtgcagccacagcagtctcagccgctttctattcctagcaagggcggcaagcctgcgcaggggcagAAGAGGAAGTTCGATGCtatgcagagatcgaggcacgggggtgcgaagtgctttgggtgtggtagtagggaccacaaggtgtctagctgtccacagagaggtgagcagcgggcagtgacagagcagcgggcggtgacggagccgcggacagatactcgggtgtgttactactgcagagagacggggcatatcaagcctcgttgtcccaagttgcagcagagggcgGTAGCGgtgttgcaggctggagctcagccaggggtgcagcagggtgtgcagcacggtgtgcagccggtgggttggattgagCCGACGACTCAGGTGTATTCGACTcaggagcccggtggcactagtgcaggagcgatcacaggtataacctctgagattcgaacttagtcaattcaattgttcagattatatttgtttttgtttgtggtcaagtgttaggttctcaacacatgaggtttgtgtagggaccttgttggtgggcgggtttaagtcccatgttatgtttgattctggagcttctcatagcttcattactccggagtgtgccgtgagtgcggggatcagaggggattctggagagcgttcaggagttgtcagagttgctggaggcaagttcctgagggttattggacgagctggaggagttgatattcagatcgcaggagagtcgtggccagcggatttgcttatcagtccagtggagttgtatgacgtcattcttggtatggattggttgcatcggtataaggtgcatttggattgctatcggggtagagtggagtttgagcgtccaggagggaagttggtttttcagggtattagaccgacttcggggagtctcgtgatctcagccgttcaggcagggaagatgatcgagaagggccgtgaggcctatctggttactatatctatgccagagtcagtggggaagtctacggttagcggtattccggttgtggaggactttgaggatgtgttccagtcattgcagggattaccaccatctcggtcggatccttttaccattgagctggaaccggggacgatgccgttatccaaggctccttacaggatggctccagcagagatggcagagctgaagaagcagctggaggatttgttgggcaagggttttatccgtcctagttgttcaccgtggggagctccggtgttgtttgttaagaagaaggatgggagttttcggttgtgtattgactaccggggtttgaaccgagttactgtgaagaacaagtaccctctcccgaggattgatgagttgttggatcagttgaggggtgctacttggttctccaagatcgacttggcttcaggttatcatcagatccctattcatgaggcagatgtgaggaagacagccttcaggacgagatatgggcactatgagtttgtggtgatgccgtttgggttgacaaacgcgccagctgcgtttatgagattgatgaacagcgtgttccaggagtttctggacgtgtcagtcatcattttcatcgacgacatcctggtatattctaagagtcctgaggagcatgcagtacatctgagagcagtgttggagaagctgcgggagcagaagttgtttgctaagctgagtaagtgcagtttctggcagcgtgagatggggttcttgggtcatattgtttcagctgagggagtttcagtggatccagagaagattcagtccatcagggagtggccgaggccgcagagtgccactgagattcggagtttcctggggttagcaggttactacaggaggtttgttcggggttttgcgagtatggctcagccgatgactaagcttacagggaaggatgtcccgtttgtgtggtcaccagagtgtgaggcaagttttgcaagtctcaagcagatgttgactaccacgccggtgttagcattgcctgagcaggacgagccttatgttgtgtatacagatgcttctagagtggggttgggttgtgtacttatgcagcaggggaaggttatagcttatgcttcgcggcagttgcggaagcatgaagctaattatcatactcatgatttggagatgacagcagtgatctttgctcttaagatttggagatcctatctgtatggtgggaaggtacaggtatttacagatcacaagagtctgaagtacatttttactcagcctgagctgaatttgaggcagaggcgttggatggagttagtagcggattatgatttggacatagcttaccatcctggtaaagctaatctggttgcagatgccttgagtcggaagcgggtggcttcggctcaggagcaggatatggaggtgttggtaggtgagattagtgcattgagtttgtgtgctatctcacaagaacctttgggtttggaggcagttgatagagcagatttgttgagcagagtgaggttagctcaggagagtgatgaggggctggtgaatgcctctaaggctgcgggtgcagagtatcaggtttctgctaatggtactatccttgtgcatggtcggatctgtgtgcccaagggtgaggatttgaggcaggagatactgagagaggctcattcgagcaagttctctattcatccaggggcgaccaagatgtaccgtgatctcaagcggtattatcactgggtcgggatgaagaaggacgtagctgactgggtggcgaagtgtgatacttgccagctggtgaaggcggagcatcaggttcctggtggtttgttacagagtttacccattccagagtggaagtgggatttgatcacgatggacttcgtggtaggtttacctgtgtcgaggacgtttgatgctatttgggtcattgtggaccgtttgactaagtctgcacattttctggccatcaagaaaactgatggagcagcggttttggccaagaagtatgtgagggagatagtcagattgcatggtgtgcctgctagtattgtgtctgatagagattccaagttcacttcggtgttctggagggcgtttcaggcagagatgggcacgaaagtgcatatgagtacagcctaccatcctcagacggacggtcagtcagagaggacgatccagattttggaggatttattgaggatgtgtgtgctggattggggtggtcattgggcagatcacttgagcttggtggagtttgcttataacaacagctaccaggctagtattgggatggctccttatgaggccctgtatgggaggccgtgtcgtacacctttatgttggactcaggtgggggagaggagcatatttggtgcagattttgttcaggagacctcggagaagattcgggttttgaggctgaacatgaaggaggctcaggatcggcagaagagctatgctgataagaggagaaaggatcttgagtttcaggttggtgatagagtgtacctcaagatggccatgttgcggggtccgaacaggtcattgacagagactaagttgagtccgaggtacatgggtccgttcagagtggttgagcgggtgggaccagtggcataccggctggagttgcctgaggttatgcgtgcgttccacaaggtatttcatgtgtcgatgctgaggaagtgtcttcacgagggtgatcagttgttggctaagattcctgaggatcttcagcctaacatgactttggaggcgagaccagtgagggtgctcgagaggagagtcaaggaacttcggaagaagaagattcctttgatgagagtcctgtgggactgtgacggagtagaggagcagacttgggagcccgaggcgaggatgaaggcaaggtttaagaagtggtttgagaagcagaccgcttgagcttgtctagccgggtccgagttgtagtccgtggctggagcgggtacggagtattccagcccatctctcttgatatttggtcgcttaggggtggttggttgtgcgactaagtatcaagatgaggtggtgctcgggatgcgggttgttggctccggttgttgtatttttggtttttctgatgtaatttcgttgagattgtaacgattatgacattttgagattaataagatgagtatttttctttatgtttgactgttgttgtcatgggaaaagagaaatagctcgggtttctatttttggaaagtttccataaatagaaagtttccacaaaaggaaggtttccataaataggaagtttctaaaatgggaatgttttgtggaaaagtgaggtagatctagccgggagatactcgttggcatcagtgtttgtttttgctcaaggccgtgcgggcccaactcacgtgataccgatagctcgatggactttgtggccagagagtgggagtggtatgttgcttcggatgacgatccgagagcgcgcttgagggtgacgacccaagagcgggatatgtgaggctccctggataccgtagctgtgagccgcggctcggcagtgagccggtatgtctcgagggttgcgacccgagagcggggggagtgggcgcgtgagactccctggataccgtagctgtaggctgtggcctggcagtgagccggtatgactcgaaggttgcgacctgagagcggggtgtgtgtgtgtgtgtgtgtgagtgacttcctggatgccgtagcttaaggcggttggcctgatagcgagccggcatgattcgatggttgcgaccacggacgggggaagcactgagttgtgagcaaatagtgtttatgatgcgagtatattggctagagggagacctcgagggtcagtcggaggtgtgcgggctgttgcgacagtggcacgggaaaccttggctgacggtgtttagtccggtctggggacgtgcgggccgtgcagacggtggcacggaggtccttggcagatggacggtattgcgggattcggggacgaatccatattggtgggggatcattgtaacgcccgcgaaccaatttgtgtatttttggtgtgggtgtcgatcgacacccttggtggcatcgatcgacaccatgtttttccggtttggtcgggtttgatttaattgccgaattggttcggtttggtttgatttaaaaccctaatcgtgtGTTAAGTGTCTGGGACGAAAGAAGGGTTTCAGAAAGTCTCatttgtcgccgttgagtgaaaagaaagagagaaaagagaggaaaacgTTTCTGGgattttctgggcttgttcttggagtttttggagagatctgaagctgtaggagggttatctgttgctggaaacgaagggggagcttctggaggtgttgttttccacgtttctc encodes the following:
- the LOC104756907 gene encoding protein SPIRAL1-like 1, producing the protein MGRGVSAGGGQSSLGYLFGTGEEAPKPAVSNDPAPQSDTLPVNADPSPKPVVAQPANVTKQIPAGISNSSTNNYTRTDGQNTGNFLTDRPSTKVHAAPGGGSSLNYLFGGGGSN
- the LOC104756908 gene encoding cytochrome b5 — protein: MPTLTKLYSMEETATHNKQDDCWIVIDGKVYDVSSYMDDHPGGDDVLLAVTGKDATDEFEDAGHSKDARELMEKYFIGELDESSVPEMPELKIYKKEQPTDSVQKLVDFTMQYWLVPVSIITISVAVRVLLSRKR